The genomic region CGATAAAGAATATTGAATATTGTTCGGTAACAGATCAAATTATGCTATTTATAATTCGCATCATATGCCTACTGTCTAACAGCTTAGTTACCTTTGGTTTAACAGGACACCTTTCCTGCTGCCTTACTATGTAAATCTGATCTCCAGCAGAGCTATATAAGTCCTGGTTCCGGTGCCAAGTCCACAGGGCATGAGTCTCATTTTTCACCTGCAATGTTGCTTTTCGCCATTAGTTTATGAGTTGCAGTACATGTGTTTGTCTACGGTCAATGTTGCCCTTCCACTTGACTCAATTCTCTTGCATTGAAGTGTTAATGAACATGAAGAATGACTATAACACCTTTAGTACCTTAGTAACTAATTTATAAGGTCTTGACAACTAAAGGATTTAATATTGTGACTGTGAAATACAGACAAGTTCCTGACAGAATCATTAAGAAATAGCCATTCCTCATGTTAATTAGGAGTGTGGGCATAATATGCTGAGAGGAATACCGAGATATACATACCTCCAAAATCCCATGACCAAAGCTACTTTCTCTATATGCACTATAATCTGGTTGCCTATCCCAGCAGAATTTTCCTGCTGCTGGTCCTGATGTAAAATTGAATGCACAGAAACCGCCCATGAATTCATCCGGCGTGGTAGATGGATCCGGACAGTTACCAGGTTCATCAGCATGTGTTATTGCCATCTTCTCTCGATTTCCACCATCGCCAACTATGATATGGACAGGGCCACAAGGATCCAAAGTGTAGTTGTACACTCGGTTAGACCTTTCATAGGCATGTACCTGTTGATcattggaaaaagaaaattaaatgccTTCATTAAAGCATTAACTAAGCTACAAagagtataattttatcttctttcttttcttcacgTATTAGTCCACCAATTATTAGATGATGCCAATACAAACTTTATCAGGAAAGaaaggcaaaaaaaaaatgtcagCAAAAACAGCAGAATGGCACTAACATGTCCATTGAAGACCATATCCACGCCATATTTATAAAGCAGTTCTTCCATTGCTACCCTCATACATTCTGCTTCTCTGTAATGTGCCTTATAAGTGCTATACCAGGGAGGATGCCATGTAGCCACCAGCCATGGTGTAACTTCTCTGTCAACATTAGCTAGATCTCTCTCCAGCCACTTGTACTGATCCcctgtaattaaaaaaaaaaatgaaaaatgcaATTTATTTAGAAACATGAAAATGCTTTCTGTTGTTTTACATAGTTTGCCAACTGAGGTAAAATATACATGGACCAAAATGATTTTGGGAGCACCAACTTCTtggaaagaacaaaagaaactgGCTTGAGCTCAAATTTCACCTGATTTGTTATAGGAAATGTAGGCACCCAGCATTACAAAATGTATCCCTCCTgcattaaaagaataatagaatGTGGATGGTGATCCACTCTCTTTTGATGGGAATGCAAATCGAGAACTATAAGCCGCAAATGTTTGATTCTGAGCTTGCTGTTCTATCTCATGGTTTCCTTCTACCACCATAATGGGAATTCTAGAAATCAAAGGCTGCATGTACctgataaaatatattcttcaGTTAATATATGAGGCATGATCCAGATTGCTACTAATATTGACCAGCAAATAATGAGCAACAACAAGAAGGACCAGCAGTACtactctattttctttaagcTTAATTTTCCAGTTTTACCAGGTTTTTTTTACTTTAGATTGACAGGACTTAACAATCTATCTTCCCTGATTGACAGCAATTATAGCTATATCAACTGCTGCTATGGATAGATTACTGACAAAACCACCGacttacaaaaagaaaaagaacttgtaattttgAACTATAAGAAGCTGCAATTTTACCTTCCCCAATAGTCCCACCGAGGCTGATAGGTTTCGTGAATGGGAGTTTGTGGAAAAGCACATTTGTAGCAATCCGCCCCAGTTCCATTGGTGAGATACAAGTTAGCATATGTAGCATCTCCAACCAATAAAATTAGATCAGGATTATTGCTAATCAAGTGATCAACTGTTGAAGTTGTATTGTATGTGAGTCCCAAGTCTCCAACTATTGCTATTTTGCCGGGGAAACTCTTCGGACCTGAAGCCGGCATAGTCCTGAAGTGATAAATATCACTCATTGCTGGTATAGAAGGATCTCCACACTGGTAAAAATATGTTGTATTAGGTTTCAACCCTGCAGAAAGACATTTCGCAACGCAATAAGTCCAAGTAAAGGCAGAAACATTAGAAGGCCAGGCATGACTTGGGAAATTCAAGTGCTTAATTTCGTATAACTTTATTGCTATCAGAACAAATAACCAAAAGTAGTGCAAATAACAGAGAAATGGAGATAATACTGCAatgaaatttatgaaattatacCCGTGAGTCGAACATGGTGTATGACGCCAGAAGTGTAGTTTTTGAGGCCTTCAAAAGGATACAGTTGATTGTAGACAAGAGAATAACCAGTAGCTTGATGAGTTAATGGAAATATTGATCTTCCATATCGAACAACACTGGCCGTAGCACTAGGATTTAAAGGTTTTATATTGTCCCCAATTTGATAATCACCTGTAAATTGAACCCAAGCGACATTCATTAACAGTCCAATCCAGACGAATAACTACCTGTTCTTCATGAATTTGCAACAATCAAttttctcattcattcaaatgCAAATATAGTAAATGAATTCAACGAGTTAAGCTCTTAGAAAATACTAATTCAACGTTATAaagaattagttttttaaagtTGGTGAAACCCATAATTCATTTCATGCCACTAGATAACTCCTCCATTAATATTCATCGACAAGAAGTGCACAAAAATAATTGCAAATAATGCACATCAATGCTTGAGGACTATAACTGGATAATGACCTTTTGGGAGCTATTTGAAATTCACAAGTGCAATATCAATCCAGTTTCAAAATCTCGAAAATCAAAACTTGTCAACTGAGGTTGGATTTTACTGAAAAATTCACTCATTTGCACCATCCTTCAACATGTTCTAATTTGGTGCAAGAAAAAGCAAGGAAGCATAATCTTCTGAAATGACAACAACAACTATGTCACCAACTTATTGACAGAAACTCTtgaatatatttactaatctTGGCACTTTCTATTGCATAAGCAAACACCAAAGAAAGGAAAGCTAAATCAACTGATACACTTACCTTATCTTCCacaggaaagaaaaggaaatcttaattatcaaatcaaccgaaaacaacaacaatgaaaagataaaagataaaaaaatatgaagagaACCTGTAATCCAAGAAATCCAAACAGAGTCATGGGTCGAAGACAGGGAAACAGAAATCTGCTCAGGCTCAAAATCTCGAACAGTCCTCTGTACACGAGGATCAGAATCGGGCAAGTCAATTGCATGTCCGCGGAAGCTCTGATCAAGAGGGACAGTTCTGGGCTTAAAGGGTCCTTCAAGAGTTGTGGGAATATGGCCATGAGCTGCAGCGAGAGTTGCTGAGCTCAATAGAACATAAAAAGACAGTGCAAAAACAGGCACTGACAGCAACCCCATATTACATCTATTGTATTGAAGACCTTGCATgaaggaacaagaatcgagaAAGAGAGGATTCATTAGAAGAGGGAGGGAATCTGGTTAGTTTTGGAGTTGGAGTGTAAAAGGTGGTGGTGCATTTCACATGTGCAAGTTAAGAAAgggtttatatatatattatatggtATGGGCTCATGATGTAATCTGTAAGACTTTTTTCCGagtgctgctgctgctgctgttgttATGTCACTGTCACTGTCACTGTCACCGcagaaaattctttttcttcttcttttttttttttccttttttgggTGTTTTTAACCGTTTGTTAACTGAAAGTTGAGTATACTTTTGATTAATCACTGTGTCTGACTTCGAATTCCACGCCTCACgctttttaagaatatttacaCGCCACTGGATCTAACGTTGGAGTACTTTCGTTTTGTCTGTTCGGATCAGATTTGATTAGCTATTCTTCTACCTTGtaaggaaattttaaaatgtgtttggttatattttatacattcaaattttgttgaaattttttaaaataatttttattattttagatttttttgttttaaaatattatgaaagaTTCTGagaactttttttattttaaaattgcttttattttttctctatttactcttttttctatttaattagatttactattttgagaaagatatttaaatttttcctatttatttgattttttatattatgatttttaatctttactattaatatatatttgttattattttacatttaaaagaatGATGTTCTTCTCTTAGtctataataaataacattttttttaaatctaaaaaatattaattagcaTTTTAGTGtgtaaatcaaaaaataaatttttataataatatttactgTATGCTATTATGaccaaatatattaattatataattatatttcatttagttattaatatatatgaacTATTTTATATCTACTTTTTGctgataataatattgatgataacaaacataataaaaatttagtaaaaaaagGATAACGAAATTTAAACTAACCATTTATCaccttcatatttttatttttttgtaagtgattattgtttatttaaattctattaaaaaatattatcatgatataagtattttatttattagatattttattttatttaataaaacttttatattgagttattaatattaattttatatataaatatattatattgtggtatttttcatttatgttTTCATGCAACttatgctaaaaaaaaaaaattaatagtcttatctttaaaattttcttaattaatatttttctttatggtAAAGGAAATCATTTCTTAAGTTATGTTTTTATCTACTTCTAGTTATATGTATAAATGTGTTAGGAGATCATTTAGTTCAGAATTATAACTAAtactaaaaagtaaaagttatATCTTGAGATTTTGTTCATAGAAAGTGAAaagttttgaatttaaatttttatttttaaaagatgaatatttatttttatagagcttcttatgaataaattaaaaaagaagtaaatattctttcatattaatattactttcacaaaaataaaaaaaaattatattatttttaattgttccattaatatgtattatagGATAATAAGAAATGATAGAAATATAAGTCAAGTTTATACTTAATAGTAATAAGAAGATTTTTGGGGTAGTAAGTTTATCTCTGGAAAtctatattaacttattaggcTAAAACGAATATCCTGAAACAGAGATTGGGCTAAGCCCATTAACAGAAGCGGAATTATCCAATTTCTACAATTCTTGaagcttaaaaataaattccgGTAGCCGTtaactttcctttttatttctctcaTATATTCCCGGCGAAGACAAAAGAAAGcctgaaatttattttttaaaaattattgggtCAATTGGAGATCTGGGGAAATTGAACCAGATCCTTTTGGCAAAACAGTTTCCGGTTGATCCAAGTACCAAACCAAAAACCCTTTTTACATAACATAAGCTTCTATTCTGTAAATATATACAGAAGAAGGAAGAGGATGAATATATTCAGGTTAGCTGGGGACATGACCCATTTGGCTAGTGTTCTTGTTTTGCTTCTGAAGATCCATACCATCAAATCTTGTGCTGGTACGAGCCTACATTATTTTGGTTATACATgttcatgttttttttttttgttttttttttgtttcaattctctatatgttctttttgttattgatAATTGGgtttttaaaaatcttgaaaCAATGTGGTTTACTGAAATAGCTGAATTGAGTAAATGATTTGTGTTTAATTTGAGCTGTGTGTGTTAATGTATGAAGGTGGTAAAAGTTGTTGTTTCAATGCATATAGCTTTGTATGCTGATGGGTTATTCTCGGAAAGAACAAAACTGggagacaaaaaaaaaaaaaaagaattcatggaattttggaaaaaaaattgctTTTGTTTAAGATTTTGGTAATCGTGTTTATGGTTAATTGAGgtgaaatgattgtgattCTTATGCTGGTGTAGTTATGTTCTAAACTTGTACAGCTTCTTTTTGTCTTCACGTGTTTGGATGAACAACACAGTTTTGTGACTGTAATGGTGTGTATGCTATGTGCCTTAACACAATACCTTTTATATTTCTGTGGGGAACATGTAAAGCCATGATCTTTATGACagtatttaagattttatccAATATTTCGTATACTTGATTTAAA from Ricinus communis isolate WT05 ecotype wild-type chromosome 9, ASM1957865v1, whole genome shotgun sequence harbors:
- the LOC8280653 gene encoding purple acid phosphatase 15 isoform X4, which encodes MNPLFLDSCSFMQGLQYNRCNMGLLSVPVFALSFYVLLSSATLAAAHGHIPTTLEGPFKPRTVPLDQSFRGHAIDLPDSDPRVQRTVRDFEPEQISVSLSSTHDSVWISWITGDYQIGDNIKPLNPSATASVVRYGRSIFPLTHQATGYSLVYNQLYPFEGLKNYTSGVIHHVRLTGLKPNTTYFYQCGDPSIPAMSDIYHFRTMPASGPKSFPGKIAIVGDLGLTYNTTSTVDHLISNNPDLILLVGDATYANLYLTNGTGADCYKCAFPQTPIHETYQPRWDYWGRYMQPLISRIPIMVVEGNHEIEQQAQNQTFAAYSSRFAFPSKESGSPSTFYYSFNAGGIHFVMLGAYISYNKSGDQYKWLERDLANVDREVTPWLVATWHPPWYSTYKAHYREAECMRVAMEELLYKYGVDMVFNGHVHAYERSNRVYNYTLDPCGPVHIIVGDGGNREKMAITHADEPGNCPDPSTTPDEFMGGFCAFNFTSGPAAGKFCWDRQPDYSAYRESSFGHGILEVKNETHALWTWHRNQDLYSSAGDQIYIVRQQERCPVKPKVFP
- the LOC8280653 gene encoding purple acid phosphatase 15 isoform X3, producing the protein MNPLFLDSCSFMQGLQYNRCNMGLLSVPVFALSFYVLLSSATLAAAHGHIPTTLEGPFKPRTVPLDQSFRGHAIDLPDSDPRVQRTVRDFEPEQISVSLSSTHDSVWISWITGDYQIGDNIKPLNPSATASVVRYGRSIFPLTHQATGYSLVYNQLYPFEGLKNYTSGVIHHVRLTGLKPNTTYFYQCGDPSIPAMSDIYHFRTMPASGPKSFPGKIAIVGDLGLTYNTTSTVDHLISNNPDLILLVGDATYANLYLTNGTGADCYKCAFPQTPIHETYQPRWDYWGRYMQPLISRIPIMVVEGNHEIEQQAQNQTFAAYSSRFAFPSKESGSPSTFYYSFNAGGIHFVMLGAYISYNKSGDQYKWLERDLANVDREVTPWLVATWHPPWYSTYKAHYREAECMRVAMEELLYKYGVDMVFNGHVHAYERSNRVYNYTLDPCGPVHIIVGDGGNREKMAITHADEPGNCPDPSTTPDEFMGGFCAFNFTSGPAAGKFCWDRQPDYSAYRESSFGHGILEVKNETHALWTWHRNQDLYSSAGDQIYIVRQQERCPVKPKKVFP
- the LOC8280653 gene encoding purple acid phosphatase 15 isoform X2, with the protein product MNPLFLDSCSFMQGLQYNRCNMGLLSVPVFALSFYVLLSSATLAAAHGHIPTTLEGPFKPRTVPLDQSFRGHAIDLPDSDPRVQRTVRDFEPEQISVSLSSTHDSVWISWITGDYQIGDNIKPLNPSATASVVRYGRSIFPLTHQATGYSLVYNQLYPFEGLKNYTSGVIHHVRLTGLKPNTTYFYQCGDPSIPAMSDIYHFRTMPASGPKSFPGKIAIVGDLGLTYNTTSTVDHLISNNPDLILLVGDATYANLYLTNGTGADCYKCAFPQTPIHETYQPRWDYWGRYMQPLISRIPIMVVEGNHEIEQQAQNQTFAAYSSRFAFPSKESGSPSTFYYSFNAGGIHFVMLGAYISYNKSGDQYKWLERDLANVDREVTPWLVATWHPPWYSTYKAHYREAECMRVAMEELLYKYGVDMVFNGHVHAYERSNRVYNYTLDPCGPVHIIVGDGGNREKMAITHADEPGNCPDPSTTPDEFMGGFCAFNFTSGPAAGKFCWDRQPDYSAYRESSFGHGILEVKNETHALWTWHRNQDLYSSAGDQIYIVRQQERCPVKPKENCERRNY
- the LOC8280653 gene encoding purple acid phosphatase 15 isoform X1 translates to MNPLFLDSCSFMQGLQYNRCNMGLLSVPVFALSFYVLLSSATLAAAHGHIPTTLEGPFKPRTVPLDQSFRGHAIDLPDSDPRVQRTVRDFEPEQISVSLSSTHDSVWISWITGDYQIGDNIKPLNPSATASVVRYGRSIFPLTHQATGYSLVYNQLYPFEGLKNYTSGVIHHVRLTGLKPNTTYFYQCGDPSIPAMSDIYHFRTMPASGPKSFPGKIAIVGDLGLTYNTTSTVDHLISNNPDLILLVGDATYANLYLTNGTGADCYKCAFPQTPIHETYQPRWDYWGRYMQPLISRIPIMVVEGNHEIEQQAQNQTFAAYSSRFAFPSKESGSPSTFYYSFNAGGIHFVMLGAYISYNKSGDQYKWLERDLANVDREVTPWLVATWHPPWYSTYKAHYREAECMRVAMEELLYKYGVDMVFNGHVHAYERSNRVYNYTLDPCGPVHIIVGDGGNREKMAITHADEPGNCPDPSTTPDEFMGGFCAFNFTSGPAAGKFCWDRQPDYSAYRESSFGHGILEVKNETHALWTWHRNQDLYSSAGDQIYIVRQQERCPVKPKVTKLLDSRHMMRIINSII